The bacterium genome contains the following window.
GCGGTCCCGCGGGGTCATGGAGAGAATCTGACCCCGGTCACCGGGCGGCGCAAGCGGAAAACGAAAACCGGAGGGCGCCTGCGGCGCCCTCCGGCCTTCTCCTGCCAGGATTTCGGCGGGAACGATCGGGCGATCAGAAATCCTCGCCCATGCCGGCGCCCATGCCGGGCATCGGCTTCTTGTCCTTCTCCGGGAGCTCGGCGATCACCGCTTCGGTGGTCAGCAGCAGACCGGCCACGGAGACGGCGTTCTGGAGCGCGATGCGGACGACCTTGGTCGGGTCGATGATCCCTTCCTTGATCATGTCCACGTACTTCTCGGAGGCGGCGTCGAACCCTTCGGTCGGGTTCTGGAGGTTGCGGACTTCGTTGACCACCACGCTGCCTTCGAAGCCGGCGTTGTTGGCGATCTGCCGCAGCGGCTCTTCGAGCGCGCGACGGACGATGTTCATGCCGAGCTGCGCGTCCTCGCCCTTGATCTTGGACTTGTCGAGCGCGGCCTGGGCGCGGAGCAGCGCCACGCCGCCGCCGGGGACGATCCCTTCCTCGACCGCGGCCTTCGTGGCGTGCCTCGCGTCTTCGACGCGGGCCGTCTTTTCCTTCATCTCGGCTTCGGTCGCGGCGCCGACCTTGATCACCGCCACGCCGCCGACCAGCTTGGCCAGCCGCTCCTGCAGCTTCTCGCGGTCGTAGTCGGAGGAGGTCTCCTCGATCTGGGTGCGGATCTGCTTCACCCGCGCCTCGATCTCGGCGGCCTTGCCCTTGCCCTCGACGATCGTCGTGTTGTCCTTGTCGATGACGATCTTCTTGCACTGGCCGAGGTCGGCGACGGAGACGGACTCGAGCTTGATCCCGAGGTCCTCGCTGATCGCCTTGCCGCCGGTCAGGATCGCGATGTCCTGCAGCATCGCCTTGCGGCGGTCGCCGAAGCCCGGGGCCTTGACGGCGCAGACGTGCAGCGTGCCGCGCAGCTTGTTGACCACCAGCGTGGCCAGCGCCTCGCCCTCGACGTCCTCGGCGATGATCAGCAGCGGACGGCCGGCGCGGGCGACCTGCTCCAGCAGCGGCAGCAGGTCCTTCATCGAC
Protein-coding sequences here:
- the groL gene encoding chaperonin GroEL (60 kDa chaperone family; promotes refolding of misfolded polypeptides especially under stressful conditions; forms two stacked rings of heptamers to form a barrel-shaped 14mer; ends can be capped by GroES; misfolded proteins enter the barrel where they are refolded when GroES binds) gives rise to the protein MAAKKVSYAEDARQSLMRGVNKLADAVKVTLGPRGRNVLIEKKFGSPLSTKDGVTVAKELEFEDNYENMGAQMVREVASKTSDVAGDGTTTATVLAQGIFREGVKAVTAGANPMDLKRGIEQAAGAAIEAIQKISRSVEGNKMIAQVGQISANNDPTIGKIIAEAMDKVGKDGVITVEEAKALETTLEVVEGMQFDRGYLSPYFVTDPERMEVVLENPLILVNEKKISSMKDLLPLLEQVARAGRPLLIIAEDVEGEALATLVVNKLRGTLHVCAVKAPGFGDRRKAMLQDIAILTGGKAISEDLGIKLESVSVADLGQCKKIVIDKDNTTIVEGKGKAAEIEARVKQIRTQIEETSSDYDREKLQERLAKLVGGVAVIKVGAATEAEMKEKTARVEDARHATKAAVEEGIVPGGGVALLRAQAALDKSKIKGEDAQLGMNIVRRALEEPLRQIANNAGFEGSVVVNEVRNLQNPTEGFDAASEKYVDMIKEGIIDPTKVVRIALQNAVSVAGLLLTTEAVIAELPEKDKKPMPGMGAGMGEDF